One segment of Neobacillus endophyticus DNA contains the following:
- a CDS encoding FUSC family protein, giving the protein MVIQTYRQLKEEMVFKRMLIWKMAIASALSWEIARFCGSDHPYLAPSTVIVCLQTTINRSLKYSYHRVGGTLIGILVADLLVPHLDVNALTLGLIILIGGFITKWMKLDESTIHQAALAVVLIFVIGHKSGDYPLDRFRNTLIGALTACIVHMLLFPPNFIKQAEKSVYSLKERLTDVVNQVSNWVDTGFADESGDKLGKEMEQVLIDLHHSHNIIQDTMDSLKYNFFSKKSKMKLQELNDQIQFISLVYSYLANLIEIFQVWSAKETITTSHQIIWVKQLKALISYFQNGIDESARFPEEQLLVQISSDLEKQQFHISLYQETKSLLLKLEDLKKADSS; this is encoded by the coding sequence ATGGTCATTCAAACTTATCGGCAGTTGAAAGAGGAAATGGTTTTTAAGAGGATGTTGATTTGGAAGATGGCGATTGCTTCTGCACTTTCATGGGAGATTGCAAGGTTTTGCGGTTCTGATCATCCATATTTGGCTCCTTCTACTGTTATTGTTTGTTTGCAAACCACGATTAATCGCTCTTTAAAGTATTCTTATCACCGTGTTGGCGGGACGTTAATTGGCATCCTTGTGGCCGATTTGCTCGTACCCCATTTGGATGTAAACGCGTTGACTCTTGGTTTGATTATTTTGATTGGCGGTTTTATTACAAAATGGATGAAGTTGGATGAATCCACGATCCATCAAGCGGCACTGGCAGTTGTCCTTATCTTTGTCATCGGACATAAATCAGGGGACTATCCTCTGGATCGGTTTCGCAATACCCTAATAGGAGCTTTAACTGCATGCATAGTACATATGCTGTTATTTCCACCGAATTTTATCAAGCAAGCAGAAAAAAGCGTTTATTCATTAAAAGAAAGATTAACGGACGTAGTAAATCAGGTATCCAATTGGGTTGATACCGGTTTTGCAGATGAATCGGGAGACAAACTTGGAAAAGAAATGGAACAAGTTCTAATAGACCTGCACCATAGCCATAACATCATTCAAGATACAATGGACAGCTTAAAATATAATTTCTTTTCAAAAAAGAGCAAAATGAAATTGCAGGAGCTCAATGATCAAATTCAATTTATATCACTCGTGTACTCCTATTTGGCGAACCTTATTGAAATATTTCAAGTATGGTCCGCAAAAGAAACGATCACCACATCACATCAGATAATCTGGGTTAAGCAACTAAAAGCTTTAATTTCATATTTTCAAAATGGCATCGATGAAAGTGCGAGATTTCCTGAAGAACAGCTTTTAGTCCAAATATCATCAGATCTTGAAAAACAG